The following coding sequences are from one Bombus terrestris chromosome 14, iyBomTerr1.2, whole genome shotgun sequence window:
- the LOC100643712 gene encoding dolichyldiphosphatase 1 yields the protein MASLDDDSFYEIKSRFVDTVQKSEWVPLSLTLVEYPQGDLFGKFLALISLVPFVIIIGFITLILFRRDLHTITFFSGVIFNEWINFILKHTICEARPMRRDAVYVEYGMPSMHAQFMWFFATYTILFICIRLHHNNNSSISEKFWRITIIAACIIVAILVTYSRVYLLYHSKSQVLWGTFIGIILGAVWFTITYVVLTPIFPVIVSWRISEYLLLRDTTLIPNILWFEYTNIRTEARARSRKLVSMKSQ from the exons ATGGCATCGTTAGACGACGACTcgttttatgaaattaaatcgCGTTTCGTTGATACTGTCCAAAAATCAGAATGGGTCCCTTTGTCCCTTACCTTAGTTGAATATCCACAAG GTGATTTATTTGGAAAGTTTTTAGCTCTGATAAGTTTAGTACCATTTGTTATTATAATTGGTTTTATAACATTGATTCTCTTTAGAAGAGATTTACACACA ATTACTTTTTTTAGCGGTGTTATATTTAATGAatggataaattttattttaaaacacaCAATTTGTGAAGCAAGGCCAATGAGACGTGATGCTGTTTATGTTGAATATGGTATGCCATCGATGCATGCACAGTTTATGTGGTTTTTTGCTACATACACCATACTTTTTATATGTATCAG gTTACATCACAATAATAACAGCAGCATCTCAGAAAAGTTCTGGAGGATCACTATCATAGCTGCTTGTATAATTGTTGCTATTTTAGTCACATACAgtagagtttatttattataccacAGCAAATCTCAGGTTCTGTGGGGTACATTCATAGGTATTATATTAGGGGCAGTATGGTTTACAATCACATATGTAGTCCTTACACCAATTTTTCCTGTAATTGTATCGTG GCGGATATCAGAATATTTGTTATTACGCGATACAACATTAATTCCTAATATTCTTTGGTttgaatatacaaatattcgtaCAGAGGCGCGAGCACGTTCAAGAAAACTAGTATCAATGAAATCGCAATGA